In a genomic window of Lycium ferocissimum isolate CSIRO_LF1 chromosome 9, AGI_CSIRO_Lferr_CH_V1, whole genome shotgun sequence:
- the LOC132031959 gene encoding F-box protein At3g07870-like — protein sequence MDTQSKKQNCQSDEAPSSYGIDRLPQELVLDIASRLPVASLLQFTFVRKSFYNLSHNPELVNLHLSRAAKTDPCIIMNADNQLYFLEFSDHGTEEGVVRKISIPFANNMPEFKVVGSYHGLLCIYDSLLSKGLNVYNPFTRDYKHLSEPIELNVQKLVFGFGFSPATNEYKVIKVIHYDPGNLCKSDVQVFGLGSNRWRTIGEVAYSFDPFSEGIMLNGKMHWLTLLGNYYGRYDRLIVSFDLSDEVFGELPKVDYGVNPSIVQFQLVVLGDCLAVALTLPHQNGGGLEIWVMREYNVKESWVKEFIIGAYTPNPNSVKVLCLMKNGELLLEYKGGNLVSYDPKSGVFRTLRFQGMPNFIKTIIHVGCLNWIDITPANL from the coding sequence ATGGATACACAAAGCAAGAAACAGAATTGTCAATCTGATGAAGCTCCTTCTAGCTATGGAATTGATCGCCTGCCTCAAGAACTTGTCCTTGATATAGCTTCCAGGCTTCCCGTTGCATCTTTACTTCAATTCACGTTTGTTCGCAAATCGTTTTACAACTTGTCTCATAATCCAGAGCTAGTGAATTTACACCTGTCTCGTGCAGCAAAGACCGATCCTTGCATTATTATGAATGCGGATAATCAGCTttactttcttgaattttctgaTCATGGTACGGAAGAAGGGGTTGTGAGGAAAATCAGTATCCCTTTTGCAAATAATATGCCAGAATTCAAAGTGGTTGGTTCATATCATGGACTATTGTGCATATATGATTCTCTGCTTAGTAAGGGACTTAATGTGTACAATCCTTTTACAAGGGACTACAAACATCTTTCTGAACCAATAGAACTTAATGTGCAAAAATTGGTTTTTGGGTTTGGTTTTAGTCCTGCTACCAATGAGTACAAGGTGATCAAGGTCATACATTATGACCCTGGGAACTTATGCAAATCAGATGTTCAAGTATTTGGTCTTGGTAGCAACAGATGGAGAACTATTGGGGAAGTTGCTTATAGTTTTGATCCGTTTTCTGAAGGAATTATGTTAAATGGGAAGATGCATTGGCTGACTCTACTTGGAAATTATTACGGACGTTATGATAGACTTATCGTTTCCTTTGATTTATCTGATGAGGTATTTGGAGAGTTGCCAAAAGTTGATTATGGTGTAAACCCAAGTATTGTTCAGTTTCAACTAGTAGTTCTTGGAGATTGTCTTGCTGTTGCTCTAACTTTACCTCACCAAAATGGGGGAGGATTAGAAATTTGGGTAATGAGAGAATACAACGTGAAAGAATCTTGGGTGAAGGAGTTTATAATTGGAGCTTATACACCAAATCCAAATTCTGTGAAAGTTTTGTGCTTGATGAAGAATGGAGAGCTCTTGCTTGAGTACAAAGGTGGAAATCTGGTTTCATATGATCCCAAAAGTGGTGTGTTTAGGACTTTAAGGTTTCAAGGGATGCCTAATTTTATTAAGACAATTATTCATGTGGGCTGCCTTAATTGGATTGATATCACACCTGCAAATCTTTAG